A stretch of Oryza brachyantha chromosome 4, ObraRS2, whole genome shotgun sequence DNA encodes these proteins:
- the LOC102720700 gene encoding MAP3K epsilon protein kinase 1-like isoform X1 — protein sequence MASRQHNAQFHKNKTLDNKYVSVPEPAALGSGGNSCSGGVNFGGYGSVTHCVHVGVSVQMLGDEIGKGAYGRVYKGLDLENGDFVAIKQVSLENIPQEDLNIIMQEIDLLKNLNHKNIVKYLGSLKTRSHLHIILEYVENGSLANIIKPNKFGPFPESLVAVYIAQVLEGLVYLHEQGVIHRDIKGANILTTKEGLVKLADFGVATKLTEADINTHSVVGTPYWMAPEVIEMSGVCAASDIWSVGCTVIELLTCAPPYYDLQPMPALFRIVQDVHPPIPEGLSPEITDFLRQCFQKDAIQRPDAKTLLMHPWLQNSRRALPSLRQPVRSPSTVRDIDGDDEGSSGDNHSGFSGPPQDTQTPAASDLEQENGRKDLVSESARQDISDEFHDGKLKTTGSSSSSDVELMKDSMVLNKDPTLVFHEKLSLESSSAVIDLNGKVTREVSEDGPPKKLTSTGQESRKGDGKYVEDESKDGSSLEDGDAFTFQAGRENINFPKEGKASVVEMANELSRFSDTPGDASFDDLFPPKKRGDHGAQASTSSTGEELQYNGAQNDLAKELKNRMAQKQKENDSEPMNGGELLKYVMRLREEDIDGTVFDEGIPGESLFPLQSVEYSKIVAQLKPGESEEVILSSCQKLMLFFNQRPEQKQIYVSQNGFLPLMELLELPKNRIITSVLQLINQIVKDNTNFLENACLVGLIPVVMNFAVPDRAKEVRVQASRFLQQLCQASTLTLQMFIACQGIPVLVSFLEPDYAKYSREMVHLAIDGIWQVFKLQHSTPRNDFCRIAAKNGILIRLVNTLHSLNEATRFASISGSGTSVTQNGSTPRRRSGQLDPAMLEISKTRLDHHHSSGSLQSLQADADRHHIILDPSSSPRFTDMAAAGHMERNDNDPIRPQRLSVSAGRTSTDRSPKHIELVSNGHSSGQNDQIRPLLSLLEKEPPSRHVSGQLDYVGHLSGLGRHESILPLLHASTERKTNGELDLLMAEFAEVSRQGRENGNLDSNIKTSNRVPSMKYAPSSGPTTSNEGASTSGAASQTASGVLSGSGVLNARPGSTTSSGLLAQMVSMSADVAREYLEKVADLLLEFAQADTVVKSLMSSQSLLARLFQMFNKIEPPILLKILRCINHLSGDPNCLETLQRTDAIKHLIPILELRDGPLVFQIHSEVLNALFNLCKINKRRQEQAAENGIIPHLMNFVMSDSPLRQYALPLLCDMAHASRNSREQLRAHGGLDVYLNLLEDDAWACTALDSIAVCLSHDNDLRKVEQALLKKEAIQKLVKFFQECPEQYFIHILDAFLKIITKSSRINTAMATNGLTTLLIARLDHREAIARLTLLKLIKVVYEHHPRPKQLIVENDLPQKLQNLIEERRDGQRGGQQVLVKQMATSLLKALHINTVL from the exons ATGGCGTCGCGGCAGCACAATGCGCAGTTCCACAAGAACAAGACGCTCGACAACAAATACGTGAGTGTTCCGGAGCCCGCCGCCCTCGGATCCGGCGGGAACTCGTGTTCTGGTGGTGTTAATTTTGGGGGGTATGGTTCGGTAACTCACTGTGTGCATGTGGGGGTGTCGGTGCAGATGCTCGGAGATGAAATAGGGAAGGGGGCATACGGGCGCGTGTACAAGGGGCTTGACCTGGAAAATGGCGACTTCGTGGCCATTAAGCAAGTATCGCTGGAGAACATCCCGCAGGAGGATCTCAACATCATCATG CAAGAAATCGATCTATTGAAA AATCTGaatcacaaaaatattgtGAAGTATCTTGGATCCTTGAAGACAAGGAGCCACCTCCATATCATTCTAGA GTATGTGGAGAATGGGTCACTTGCCAATATTATCAAGCCAAACAAATTTGGGCCATTCCCTGAATCACTGGTGGCTGTCTACATTGCTCAG GTGCTAGAAGGTCTTGTTTATCTTCATGAGCAAGGTGTCATACATAGAGATATTAAGGGTGCAAATATATTGACTACCAAAGAG GGCCTTGTCAAACTTGCTGATTTTGGAGTTGCTACTAAATTAACTGAAGCTGATATCAACACACATTCAGTGGTTGGAACTCCATACTGGATGGCCCCTGAG GTCATTGAAATGTCTGGTGTTTGTGCTGCATCGGATATCTGGAGTGTTGGTTGCACTGTTATTGAGCTACTCACCTGTGCCCCACCATATTATGACCTCCAGCCCATGCCTGCATTGTTTCGCATTGTTCAG GATGTGCATCCACCAATACCAGAAGGATTGTCTCCTGAGATTACTGATTTTCTTCGACAATGTTTTCAAAAG GACGCAATACAAAGACCTGATGCAAAGACATTATTGATGCACCCATGGCTGCAAAACTCAAGGCGAGCTTTGCCATCTCTTCGACAACCTGTTCGATCACCAAG TACTGTCAGGGATATTGATGGGGATGATGAAGGATCAAGTGGTGACAATCACTCTGGATTTTCTGGACCACCACAAGATACACAAACACCTGCTGCTTCTGACCTTGAACAG GAGAATGGAAGAAAAGATCTGGTTTCTGAATCTGCCAGGCAAGATATATCTGATGAGTTTCATGATGGAAAGTTAAAAACTACTGGGAGTAGTAGTTCAAGCGATGTGGAACTTATGAAAGACAGCATGGTTCTTAATAAAGATCCTACATTAGTTTTCCATGAGAAGCTATCATTGGAATCTTCATCAGCCGTAATTGATTTAAATGGTAAAGTAACCCGTGAGGTATCAGAAGATGGTCCACCGAAAAAGTTAACTAGCACCGGCCAAGAATCAAGAAAGGGTGATGGTAAATATGTAGAAGATGAAAGTAAAGATGGTTCAAGTCTTGAGGATGGTGATGCCTTCACCTTCCAGGCTGGAAGAGAAAATATCAACTTCCCAAAA GAAGGTAAAGCTTCAGTTGTTGAGATGGCTAATGAGCTAAGCAGATTCAGTGATACACCTGGAGATGCCTCCTTTGATGATTTATTCCCACCTAAGAAGCGAGGAGATCATGGGGCTCAAGCTTCAACATCTTCTACTGGCGAAGAGCTTCAGTATAATGGTGCACAAAATGATCTCGCAAAGGAACTCAAGAATAGGATGGCTCAGAAGCAGAAGGAAAATGATTCTGAGCCCATGAATGGTGGAGAACTTCTTAAATATGTCATGCGTTTGAGGGAGGAAGATATTGATGGAACG GTATTTGATGAGGGTATTCCTGGAGAGAGCTTGTTCCCTTTGCAG tccGTGGAATACAGCAAAATTGTAGCACAGCTGAAACCCGGGGAAAGTGAGGAAGTGATATTATCATCATGCCAAAAGCTTATGTTATTCTTCAATCAACGGCCTGAGCAAAAACAGATTTATGTGTCACAAAATGGTTTCCTCCCGCTGATGGAACTTCTTGAACTTCCCAAAAACCGT ATTATTACCTCTGTCCTGCAACTCATCAACCAAATAGTAAAAGATAATACAAACTTCCTAGAAAATGCTTGCCTTGTTGGCCTT ATTCCAGTGGTCATGAATTTTGCTGTTCCAGATCGCGCAAAGGAAGTTCGGGTGCAAGCATCTAGATTCCTTCAGCAGCTTTGTCAAGCCAG CACCTTGACATTGCAAATGTTCATTGCATGCCAAGGAATCCCTGTATTGGTGAGTTTTCTGGAGCCTGACTATGCAAAATATAG CAGGGAAATGGTTCATCTTGCAATTGATGGCATATGGCAGGTCTTCAAGCTCCAGCATTCAACTCCAAGAAATGACTTCTGTCGCATAGCGGCAAAAAATGGGATACTTATTAGGCTGGTTAATACTCTTCATAGCTTGAATGAAGCAACAAGATTTGCTTCCATCTCTGGGTCTGGGACTTCGGTAACACAGAATGGTTCCACCCCCAGGCGAAGATCTGGTCAATTAGATCCGGCAATGCTAGAAATTTCCAAAACGAGGCTGGATCATCACCATTCGTCTGGCTCACTACAATCTTTACAAGCAGATGCAGATAGGCATCACATCATATTGGATCCTTCATCATCACCTAGATTCACTGATATGGCTGCTGCTGGTCATATGGAGAGAAACGATAATGACCCCATTAGGCCACAACGGCTTAGTGTCTCTGCAGGAAGGACATCAACGGACAGATCACCAAAGCATATAGAACTAGTATCGAATGGGCATAGCAGTGGTCAAAACGATCAAATTCGTCCCCTATTGAGTCTCTTGGAGAAAGAACCACCCTCTCGGCATGTATCTGGACAACTTGATTATGTTGGCCACTTATCTGGTCTAGGAAGGCATGAAAGTATCTTACCATTACTGCATGCTTCAACAGAGAGGAAAACTAATGGTGAACTTGACTTATTAATGGCAGAATTTGCTG AGGTTTCTAGACAGGGAAGAGAAAATGGTAACCTTGATTCCAAtataaaaacttcaaatagGGTTCCAAGCATGAAGTATGCACCATCATCGGGTCCTACAACTTCAAATGAGGGAGCATCAACATCTGGAGCTGCATCACAGACAGCATCTGGTGTGTTATCCGGATCAGGGGTGTTAAATGCAAGACCGGGAAGTACAACGTCATCTGGCCTATTAGCTCAGATGGTATCGATGAGTGCTGATGTGGCACGTGAGTATCTTGAGAAAGTTGCTGATCTTCTTTTGGAGTTTGCTCAAGCAGACACTGTTGTAAAATCTCTCATGTCTAGTCAAAGCCTTCTTGCACGGCTTTTCCAGATGTTTAACAAGATAGAACCTCCTATCCTTCTCAAG ATTCTTAGGTGCATTAATCATTTGTCGGGTGATCCTAATTGTCTTGAGACACTTCAGCGCACAGATGCAATCAAACATCTGATACCAATTCTTGAACTTCGTGATGGCCCTCTAGTTTTTCAAATACATAGTGAG GTCCTCAATGCTCTATTCAACCTTTGcaagattaataaaagaaGACAGGAGCAAGCAGCTGAAAATGGGATCATCCCTCACTTGATGAATTTTGTCATGTCAGACTCACCTCTCAGACAGTATGCTTTGCCTCTGCTGTGTGATATGGCTCACGCTTCTCGCAACTCCAGAGAGCAGTTGAGGGCTCATGGAGGATTGGATGTGTACTTAAACTTGTTGGAGGATGATGCATGGGCGTGTACTGCGTTAGATTCAATTGCTGTTTGTTTGTCTCATGACAATGATCTCAGAAAAGTGGAACAAGCCTTGTTGAAGAAAGAGGCCATTCAGAAATTAGTGAAGTTCTTTCAAGAGTGCCctgaacaatattttattcatatattggATGCTTTTTTGAAGATAATCAC GAAATCTTCTCGGATAAATACTGCAATGGCTACCAATGGTTTAACGACACTACTGATTGCAAGGCTTGATCATCGAGAAGCTATTGCCCGCCTGACCCTGCTAAAATTAATAAAG GTTGTCTATGAACACCATCCTCGACCAAAGCAGCTCATAGTTGAGAATGATCTTCCTCAGAAGCTACAGAACCTGATTGAAGAGCGAAGGGATGGGCAACGTGGTGGTCAACAAGTGTTGGTCAAGCAAATGGCGACCTCTCTGTTGAAAGCGCTGCATATCAATACAGTACTGTGA
- the LOC102720700 gene encoding MAP3K epsilon protein kinase 1-like isoform X4 → MASRQHNAQFHKNKTLDNKYMLGDEIGKGAYGRVYKGLDLENGDFVAIKQVSLENIPQEDLNIIMQEIDLLKNLNHKNIVKYLGSLKTRSHLHIILEYVENGSLANIIKPNKFGPFPESLVAVYIAQVLEGLVYLHEQGVIHRDIKGANILTTKEGLVKLADFGVATKLTEADINTHSVVGTPYWMAPEVIEMSGVCAASDIWSVGCTVIELLTCAPPYYDLQPMPALFRIVQDVHPPIPEGLSPEITDFLRQCFQKDAIQRPDAKTLLMHPWLQNSRRALPSLRQPVRSPSTVRDIDGDDEGSSGDNHSGFSGPPQDTQTPAASDLEQENGRKDLVSESARQDISDEFHDGKLKTTGSSSSSDVELMKDSMVLNKDPTLVFHEKLSLESSSAVIDLNGKVTREVSEDGPPKKLTSTGQESRKGDGKYVEDESKDGSSLEDGDAFTFQAGRENINFPKEGKASVVEMANELSRFSDTPGDASFDDLFPPKKRGDHGAQASTSSTGEELQYNGAQNDLAKELKNRMAQKQKENDSEPMNGGELLKYVMRLREEDIDGTVFDEGIPGESLFPLQSVEYSKIVAQLKPGESEEVILSSCQKLMLFFNQRPEQKQIYVSQNGFLPLMELLELPKNRIITSVLQLINQIVKDNTNFLENACLVGLIPVVMNFAVPDRAKEVRVQASRFLQQLCQASTLTLQMFIACQGIPVLVSFLEPDYAKYSREMVHLAIDGIWQVFKLQHSTPRNDFCRIAAKNGILIRLVNTLHSLNEATRFASISGSGTSVTQNGSTPRRRSGQLDPAMLEISKTRLDHHHSSGSLQSLQADADRHHIILDPSSSPRFTDMAAAGHMERNDNDPIRPQRLSVSAGRTSTDRSPKHIELVSNGHSSGQNDQIRPLLSLLEKEPPSRHVSGQLDYVGHLSGLGRHESILPLLHASTERKTNGELDLLMAEFAEVSRQGRENGNLDSNIKTSNRVPSMKYAPSSGPTTSNEGASTSGAASQTASGVLSGSGVLNARPGSTTSSGLLAQMVSMSADVAREYLEKVADLLLEFAQADTVVKSLMSSQSLLARLFQMFNKIEPPILLKILRCINHLSGDPNCLETLQRTDAIKHLIPILELRDGPLVFQIHSEVLNALFNLCKINKRRQEQAAENGIIPHLMNFVMSDSPLRQYALPLLCDMAHASRNSREQLRAHGGLDVYLNLLEDDAWACTALDSIAVCLSHDNDLRKVEQALLKKEAIQKLVKFFQECPEQYFIHILDAFLKIITKSSRINTAMATNGLTTLLIARLDHREAIARLTLLKLIKVVYEHHPRPKQLIVENDLPQKLQNLIEERRDGQRGGQQVLVKQMATSLLKALHINTVL, encoded by the exons ATGGCGTCGCGGCAGCACAATGCGCAGTTCCACAAGAACAAGACGCTCGACAACAAATAC ATGCTCGGAGATGAAATAGGGAAGGGGGCATACGGGCGCGTGTACAAGGGGCTTGACCTGGAAAATGGCGACTTCGTGGCCATTAAGCAAGTATCGCTGGAGAACATCCCGCAGGAGGATCTCAACATCATCATG CAAGAAATCGATCTATTGAAA AATCTGaatcacaaaaatattgtGAAGTATCTTGGATCCTTGAAGACAAGGAGCCACCTCCATATCATTCTAGA GTATGTGGAGAATGGGTCACTTGCCAATATTATCAAGCCAAACAAATTTGGGCCATTCCCTGAATCACTGGTGGCTGTCTACATTGCTCAG GTGCTAGAAGGTCTTGTTTATCTTCATGAGCAAGGTGTCATACATAGAGATATTAAGGGTGCAAATATATTGACTACCAAAGAG GGCCTTGTCAAACTTGCTGATTTTGGAGTTGCTACTAAATTAACTGAAGCTGATATCAACACACATTCAGTGGTTGGAACTCCATACTGGATGGCCCCTGAG GTCATTGAAATGTCTGGTGTTTGTGCTGCATCGGATATCTGGAGTGTTGGTTGCACTGTTATTGAGCTACTCACCTGTGCCCCACCATATTATGACCTCCAGCCCATGCCTGCATTGTTTCGCATTGTTCAG GATGTGCATCCACCAATACCAGAAGGATTGTCTCCTGAGATTACTGATTTTCTTCGACAATGTTTTCAAAAG GACGCAATACAAAGACCTGATGCAAAGACATTATTGATGCACCCATGGCTGCAAAACTCAAGGCGAGCTTTGCCATCTCTTCGACAACCTGTTCGATCACCAAG TACTGTCAGGGATATTGATGGGGATGATGAAGGATCAAGTGGTGACAATCACTCTGGATTTTCTGGACCACCACAAGATACACAAACACCTGCTGCTTCTGACCTTGAACAG GAGAATGGAAGAAAAGATCTGGTTTCTGAATCTGCCAGGCAAGATATATCTGATGAGTTTCATGATGGAAAGTTAAAAACTACTGGGAGTAGTAGTTCAAGCGATGTGGAACTTATGAAAGACAGCATGGTTCTTAATAAAGATCCTACATTAGTTTTCCATGAGAAGCTATCATTGGAATCTTCATCAGCCGTAATTGATTTAAATGGTAAAGTAACCCGTGAGGTATCAGAAGATGGTCCACCGAAAAAGTTAACTAGCACCGGCCAAGAATCAAGAAAGGGTGATGGTAAATATGTAGAAGATGAAAGTAAAGATGGTTCAAGTCTTGAGGATGGTGATGCCTTCACCTTCCAGGCTGGAAGAGAAAATATCAACTTCCCAAAA GAAGGTAAAGCTTCAGTTGTTGAGATGGCTAATGAGCTAAGCAGATTCAGTGATACACCTGGAGATGCCTCCTTTGATGATTTATTCCCACCTAAGAAGCGAGGAGATCATGGGGCTCAAGCTTCAACATCTTCTACTGGCGAAGAGCTTCAGTATAATGGTGCACAAAATGATCTCGCAAAGGAACTCAAGAATAGGATGGCTCAGAAGCAGAAGGAAAATGATTCTGAGCCCATGAATGGTGGAGAACTTCTTAAATATGTCATGCGTTTGAGGGAGGAAGATATTGATGGAACG GTATTTGATGAGGGTATTCCTGGAGAGAGCTTGTTCCCTTTGCAG tccGTGGAATACAGCAAAATTGTAGCACAGCTGAAACCCGGGGAAAGTGAGGAAGTGATATTATCATCATGCCAAAAGCTTATGTTATTCTTCAATCAACGGCCTGAGCAAAAACAGATTTATGTGTCACAAAATGGTTTCCTCCCGCTGATGGAACTTCTTGAACTTCCCAAAAACCGT ATTATTACCTCTGTCCTGCAACTCATCAACCAAATAGTAAAAGATAATACAAACTTCCTAGAAAATGCTTGCCTTGTTGGCCTT ATTCCAGTGGTCATGAATTTTGCTGTTCCAGATCGCGCAAAGGAAGTTCGGGTGCAAGCATCTAGATTCCTTCAGCAGCTTTGTCAAGCCAG CACCTTGACATTGCAAATGTTCATTGCATGCCAAGGAATCCCTGTATTGGTGAGTTTTCTGGAGCCTGACTATGCAAAATATAG CAGGGAAATGGTTCATCTTGCAATTGATGGCATATGGCAGGTCTTCAAGCTCCAGCATTCAACTCCAAGAAATGACTTCTGTCGCATAGCGGCAAAAAATGGGATACTTATTAGGCTGGTTAATACTCTTCATAGCTTGAATGAAGCAACAAGATTTGCTTCCATCTCTGGGTCTGGGACTTCGGTAACACAGAATGGTTCCACCCCCAGGCGAAGATCTGGTCAATTAGATCCGGCAATGCTAGAAATTTCCAAAACGAGGCTGGATCATCACCATTCGTCTGGCTCACTACAATCTTTACAAGCAGATGCAGATAGGCATCACATCATATTGGATCCTTCATCATCACCTAGATTCACTGATATGGCTGCTGCTGGTCATATGGAGAGAAACGATAATGACCCCATTAGGCCACAACGGCTTAGTGTCTCTGCAGGAAGGACATCAACGGACAGATCACCAAAGCATATAGAACTAGTATCGAATGGGCATAGCAGTGGTCAAAACGATCAAATTCGTCCCCTATTGAGTCTCTTGGAGAAAGAACCACCCTCTCGGCATGTATCTGGACAACTTGATTATGTTGGCCACTTATCTGGTCTAGGAAGGCATGAAAGTATCTTACCATTACTGCATGCTTCAACAGAGAGGAAAACTAATGGTGAACTTGACTTATTAATGGCAGAATTTGCTG AGGTTTCTAGACAGGGAAGAGAAAATGGTAACCTTGATTCCAAtataaaaacttcaaatagGGTTCCAAGCATGAAGTATGCACCATCATCGGGTCCTACAACTTCAAATGAGGGAGCATCAACATCTGGAGCTGCATCACAGACAGCATCTGGTGTGTTATCCGGATCAGGGGTGTTAAATGCAAGACCGGGAAGTACAACGTCATCTGGCCTATTAGCTCAGATGGTATCGATGAGTGCTGATGTGGCACGTGAGTATCTTGAGAAAGTTGCTGATCTTCTTTTGGAGTTTGCTCAAGCAGACACTGTTGTAAAATCTCTCATGTCTAGTCAAAGCCTTCTTGCACGGCTTTTCCAGATGTTTAACAAGATAGAACCTCCTATCCTTCTCAAG ATTCTTAGGTGCATTAATCATTTGTCGGGTGATCCTAATTGTCTTGAGACACTTCAGCGCACAGATGCAATCAAACATCTGATACCAATTCTTGAACTTCGTGATGGCCCTCTAGTTTTTCAAATACATAGTGAG GTCCTCAATGCTCTATTCAACCTTTGcaagattaataaaagaaGACAGGAGCAAGCAGCTGAAAATGGGATCATCCCTCACTTGATGAATTTTGTCATGTCAGACTCACCTCTCAGACAGTATGCTTTGCCTCTGCTGTGTGATATGGCTCACGCTTCTCGCAACTCCAGAGAGCAGTTGAGGGCTCATGGAGGATTGGATGTGTACTTAAACTTGTTGGAGGATGATGCATGGGCGTGTACTGCGTTAGATTCAATTGCTGTTTGTTTGTCTCATGACAATGATCTCAGAAAAGTGGAACAAGCCTTGTTGAAGAAAGAGGCCATTCAGAAATTAGTGAAGTTCTTTCAAGAGTGCCctgaacaatattttattcatatattggATGCTTTTTTGAAGATAATCAC GAAATCTTCTCGGATAAATACTGCAATGGCTACCAATGGTTTAACGACACTACTGATTGCAAGGCTTGATCATCGAGAAGCTATTGCCCGCCTGACCCTGCTAAAATTAATAAAG GTTGTCTATGAACACCATCCTCGACCAAAGCAGCTCATAGTTGAGAATGATCTTCCTCAGAAGCTACAGAACCTGATTGAAGAGCGAAGGGATGGGCAACGTGGTGGTCAACAAGTGTTGGTCAAGCAAATGGCGACCTCTCTGTTGAAAGCGCTGCATATCAATACAGTACTGTGA